One genomic region from Aggregicoccus sp. 17bor-14 encodes:
- a CDS encoding endonuclease/exonuclease/phosphatase family protein, with protein MAPAPLRLVSYNVRYFGHALRGLASTVGPKRRVARALASLDPLPDIVCFQEVETSSFRSSIAHRRAHPGETQLEAFMGRMEETFAREARAMPYEAFYFRAHAYKLGEFSLYTTGLAILVNTRTLRVDSHNMAAPTHITHHHVQSLKDRKQSRICAHIRLTRVDTGTPLHVFNTHLSLPTPFAREFWATKDKMGCGINQLHEARSLATFVRSHAGDEPFVICGDFNSPPASPVFRYLCEEAGMSCAQQAVGQIDPRASRGFPTAGFMHLRMHLDHVFGSRGVRWLDMQDTRPFGDLQSPFHGLSDHMPLVARFALEA; from the coding sequence ATGGCCCCCGCTCCCCTGCGCCTCGTCAGCTACAACGTCCGCTACTTCGGCCACGCGCTGCGGGGGCTCGCGAGCACCGTGGGGCCCAAGCGCCGGGTGGCGCGCGCGCTCGCGTCCCTCGACCCGCTGCCGGACATCGTGTGCTTCCAGGAGGTGGAGACGAGCAGCTTCCGCTCCTCCATCGCGCACCGGCGCGCGCACCCCGGCGAGACGCAGCTGGAGGCCTTCATGGGGCGCATGGAGGAGACCTTCGCGCGCGAGGCGCGCGCCATGCCCTACGAGGCGTTCTACTTCCGCGCCCACGCCTACAAGCTGGGGGAGTTCTCGCTCTACACCACGGGGCTCGCCATCCTCGTCAACACGCGCACGCTGCGCGTGGACTCGCACAACATGGCGGCGCCCACGCACATCACGCACCACCACGTGCAGAGCCTCAAGGACCGCAAGCAGAGCCGCATCTGCGCGCACATCCGGCTCACCCGCGTGGACACGGGCACGCCCCTGCACGTGTTCAACACGCACCTGAGCCTGCCCACCCCCTTCGCGCGCGAGTTCTGGGCCACGAAGGACAAGATGGGCTGCGGCATCAACCAGCTGCACGAGGCGCGCAGCCTCGCCACCTTCGTGCGCAGCCACGCGGGCGACGAGCCCTTCGTCATCTGCGGGGACTTCAACTCGCCGCCCGCCTCGCCCGTGTTCCGCTACCTCTGCGAGGAGGCGGGGATGAGCTGCGCCCAGCAGGCGGTGGGGCAGATCGACCCGCGCGCGAGCCGCGGCTTTCCCACCGCGGGCTTCATGCACCTGCGCATGCACCTGGACCACGTGTTCGGCAGCCGCGGCGTGCGCTGGCTGGACATGCAGGACACCCGCCCCTTCGGCGACCTGCAGAGCCCCTTCCACGGCCTGTCGGACCACATGCCACTCGTGGCGCGCTTCGCGCTCGAGGCCTGA
- a CDS encoding amidohydrolase yields MRPSVRLTLLPLLLALGACARHAAAPSPQAAAAAPAEATGPVTVYVAARVRTLDPAHPLAAALAVRGEKLLAVGSRADVLKAAGEGARVVDLGPATLVPGLTDAHGHLSALGGSLVGVQLEGTASLEEALARIFDAPASASQGEWRVGRGWDQNDWPTRAFPGRAELDARLPHTPVAMGRIDGHALWVNGEALRRAGITRDTKDPEGGRILRGPDGEPTGVLVDNAMGLVYRAIPEPTDAQREARMLAALQHCAEAGLTGVHDAGMSLADYRVLQRLDAAGKLPLRVYVMADGRGQDKDAFLQLGPQQGHLLTMRAVKFTMDGALGSRGAALHEPYSDAPGERGLLVISPEEYDKRARAFMARGFQVATHAIGDRANTLVLDVLTRAADDTHTRNLRHRVEHAQIMRLEDIDRLGRDGFIASVQPTHATSDMPWAEDRVGHARLAGAYAWQRLKAAGAPLALGSDFPVERPDVIPGLYAARTRQDAQGNPKGGWLPEQRLTGEEALAGFTTGAAYASFAEDKRGRLEPGMDADFVALSVDPVDAPAQQLVGASVRLVATAGREVYRAP; encoded by the coding sequence ATGCGCCCCTCCGTCCGCCTCACCCTGCTGCCGCTGCTGCTCGCGCTCGGCGCCTGTGCGCGCCATGCGGCAGCGCCCTCCCCTCAGGCTGCGGCCGCGGCCCCGGCCGAGGCCACGGGCCCCGTGACGGTGTACGTCGCCGCGCGCGTGCGCACGCTGGACCCCGCGCACCCGCTCGCCGCGGCGCTCGCGGTGCGCGGCGAGAAGCTGCTCGCGGTGGGCTCGCGCGCAGACGTGCTGAAGGCCGCGGGCGAGGGCGCGCGCGTGGTGGACCTGGGCCCGGCCACGCTGGTGCCCGGCCTCACGGACGCGCACGGCCACCTGAGCGCGCTGGGCGGGAGCCTGGTGGGCGTGCAGCTGGAGGGCACGGCCTCGCTCGAGGAGGCGCTCGCGCGCATCTTCGACGCGCCTGCGAGCGCCTCGCAGGGCGAGTGGCGGGTGGGCCGCGGCTGGGACCAGAACGACTGGCCCACGCGCGCCTTCCCCGGCCGCGCGGAGCTGGACGCGCGCCTGCCGCACACGCCGGTGGCCATGGGCCGCATCGACGGGCACGCGCTGTGGGTGAACGGCGAGGCGCTGCGGCGCGCCGGCATCACCCGCGACACGAAGGACCCCGAGGGTGGCCGCATCCTGCGCGGCCCGGACGGCGAGCCCACCGGCGTGCTCGTGGACAACGCCATGGGCCTCGTCTACCGCGCGATTCCCGAGCCCACCGACGCGCAGCGCGAGGCGCGCATGCTCGCCGCCCTGCAGCACTGCGCCGAGGCGGGCCTCACCGGCGTGCACGACGCGGGGATGAGCCTCGCGGACTACCGGGTGCTGCAGCGGCTGGATGCGGCCGGCAAGCTCCCCTTGCGCGTGTACGTGATGGCGGACGGGCGCGGGCAGGACAAGGACGCCTTCCTGCAGCTGGGCCCGCAGCAGGGGCACCTGCTCACGATGCGCGCGGTGAAGTTCACGATGGACGGCGCGCTGGGCAGCCGCGGCGCCGCCCTGCACGAGCCCTACAGCGATGCGCCCGGCGAGCGCGGCCTGCTGGTCATCTCCCCCGAGGAGTACGACAAGCGCGCCCGCGCCTTCATGGCCCGCGGCTTCCAGGTGGCCACGCACGCCATCGGCGACCGCGCGAACACCCTCGTGCTCGACGTGCTCACCCGCGCCGCGGACGACACCCACACCCGCAACCTGCGCCACCGCGTGGAGCACGCGCAGATCATGCGGCTCGAGGACATCGACCGGCTGGGGAGGGACGGCTTCATCGCGAGCGTGCAGCCCACGCACGCGACGAGCGACATGCCTTGGGCCGAGGACCGCGTGGGCCACGCGCGGCTCGCCGGCGCCTACGCGTGGCAGCGCCTCAAGGCGGCCGGTGCGCCGCTCGCGCTGGGCAGCGACTTCCCCGTGGAGCGCCCGGACGTCATCCCCGGCCTGTACGCCGCGCGCACGCGGCAGGATGCGCAGGGCAACCCCAAGGGCGGCTGGCTCCCCGAGCAGCGGCTCACGGGAGAGGAGGCGCTCGCGGGCTTCACCACGGGCGCGGCCTACGCCTCGTTCGCGGAGGACAAGCGCGGGCGGCTCGAGCCCGGGATGGATGCGGACTTCGTCGCGCTCTCGGTGGACCCGGTGGATGCGCCCGCGCAGCAGCTCGTGGGCGCGAGCGTGCGGCTCGTCGCCACGGCAGGCCGCGAGGTGTACCGCGCGCCGTGA
- a CDS encoding GNAT family N-acetyltransferase has product MARVLLRAPEAGDRAELLQLVRASRQLHRPWVYPPADAKSFAAWLERTQRDDYVSRLACRREDGAIVGVFNLSQLFYGGFCNAYLGYWAGAPYAGQGYMREGLELVLAQAFGPLRLHRVEANVQPGNERSVALLRAGGFREEGFSPRYLKIGGRWRDHLRFAITREDWRSERGLNRGRGAVTPRRRP; this is encoded by the coding sequence ATGGCGCGGGTGCTCTTGCGCGCGCCCGAGGCAGGTGACCGCGCGGAGCTGCTCCAGCTCGTGCGCGCGAGCAGGCAGCTGCACCGCCCCTGGGTGTACCCGCCCGCGGATGCGAAGAGCTTCGCGGCGTGGCTCGAGCGAACGCAGCGCGACGACTACGTGTCGCGCCTTGCGTGCCGGCGCGAGGACGGCGCCATCGTCGGAGTCTTCAACCTCTCGCAGCTCTTCTACGGCGGCTTTTGCAACGCGTACCTCGGCTACTGGGCCGGCGCGCCGTACGCGGGGCAGGGGTACATGCGCGAGGGGCTCGAGTTGGTGCTCGCCCAGGCCTTCGGCCCGCTGCGCCTGCACCGCGTGGAGGCGAACGTGCAGCCGGGCAATGAGCGCTCGGTGGCGCTCCTGCGCGCAGGAGGCTTTCGCGAGGAGGGCTTCAGCCCGCGTTACCTGAAGATCGGCGGACGCTGGCGAGACCACCTGCGCTTCGCCATCACGCGCGAGGACTGGCGCAGTGAACGTGGCCTCAATCGAGGACGGGGCGCAGTGACTCCTCGACGAAGGCCATGA
- a CDS encoding GNAT family N-acetyltransferase, whose product MSPTRRVILPAPERLSARLRLRATQLEDAEALADIFASAEALKHGGRAPVSSVPQVRAKLASDMEEARRGECVLWSVTERGADRALGYVGLHHWRQDARGAEVGYALVPDAWGRGYMRELMPLLVRFGFEEMGLHRLEAQLDPGNTASVRLVERAGFRLEGVLRDKEVGPDGRFLDLAVYALLEAQWRQGTT is encoded by the coding sequence GTGAGCCCTACCCGCCGCGTCATCCTCCCCGCCCCTGAGCGCCTCAGCGCGCGCCTGCGCCTGCGCGCGACGCAGCTGGAGGACGCCGAGGCGCTCGCGGACATCTTCGCGAGCGCCGAGGCGCTGAAGCACGGCGGGCGCGCGCCGGTCTCGAGCGTGCCGCAGGTGCGCGCGAAGCTCGCGAGCGACATGGAGGAGGCCCGGCGCGGCGAGTGCGTGCTGTGGAGCGTGACGGAGCGCGGGGCAGACCGGGCGCTCGGCTACGTGGGGCTGCACCACTGGCGTCAGGACGCGCGCGGCGCCGAGGTGGGCTATGCGCTGGTGCCCGACGCCTGGGGCCGCGGCTACATGCGCGAGCTGATGCCGCTGCTCGTGCGCTTCGGCTTCGAGGAGATGGGGCTGCATCGCCTGGAGGCGCAGCTGGACCCGGGCAACACGGCCTCGGTGCGCCTGGTGGAGCGCGCGGGCTTCCGGCTCGAGGGCGTGCTGCGCGACAAGGAGGTGGGCCCGGATGGACGCTTCCTCGACCTCGCGGTGTATGCGCTGCTCGAGGCGCAGTGGCGTCAGGGCACGACGTAG
- a CDS encoding immune inhibitor A domain-containing protein — protein sequence MRRHLKWALTMLVCAAAPVWAASAPEVEEGVEGVASEARLGDHSDFIPDADSTRRALLREQALKEKLAGRAQGRVHEVAKGQFVELSLERNDRVFVILAEFGDQIHPTYGGSPGPLHNSIAQPNRQTDNSTIWQADYSSAHYRDLYFSSAPGADSMVNFFRSQSSGRYTINGQVTEWVKVPYNEARYGNNRCGSTVCSTVWLLVNDAIDRWTADQLASGKTPAEVSAYLATFDQWDRNDYDHDGNFDEPDGYIDHFQIVHAGVGEETGGGAQGTNAIWSHRWSVGNIGDGAGPAYNPRTGARFGGLNMWVRDYTIQPENGGLGVFAHEYTHDLGIPDQYDTSNAADNGTGFWTLMSAGSYLGDGTVDIGSRPGDLFAWDKFQLGWLNYETAEAGVRSTHKLGPAEANTKKAQAVVVTLPPKAGTPIPTTPAFAGSYSWFGGRGNNVDSRMTRTLALPAAASIQLQLMTAYDIEEDWDYAYVSVSTDGGATFANLPSSITRNTNPNAQNFGNGITGTSPGWVPATFDLTPYAGRTVQLRLRYWTDGAAVQNGFQVDALAVVADGATVFSDGAETSPNGWTLAGFGQAGSTFTPTTAHYYFAEFRQYRDYDASLQTGPYNFGFSAAGLPNYVEHYPYQDGLLISYWDLSQSNNNVSSHPGQGRILPVDAHPQPLLRANGVPWSGRVQNYDAPFGLEATDPISLNTNGVGRSDFPSLPAVPTFDDRQDYWFPSAPYAGTKVPRTGTVIEVINTSAQGSFMQVRVRPAS from the coding sequence ATGAGAAGGCACCTGAAGTGGGCGCTCACCATGCTGGTGTGTGCGGCGGCACCCGTCTGGGCGGCGAGTGCACCGGAGGTCGAGGAGGGGGTGGAGGGCGTGGCCTCGGAGGCGCGGCTCGGGGATCACAGCGACTTCATCCCGGATGCGGACAGCACGCGCCGGGCGCTGCTGCGCGAGCAGGCGCTGAAGGAGAAGCTCGCGGGCCGCGCGCAGGGCCGCGTGCACGAGGTGGCCAAGGGCCAGTTCGTGGAGCTCTCGCTCGAGCGCAACGACCGCGTCTTCGTCATCCTCGCGGAGTTCGGCGACCAGATCCACCCCACCTACGGCGGCAGCCCCGGCCCGCTGCACAACAGCATCGCGCAGCCGAACCGGCAGACGGACAACTCCACCATCTGGCAGGCGGACTACAGCAGCGCGCACTACCGCGACCTCTACTTCTCGAGCGCTCCGGGCGCGGACTCGATGGTGAACTTCTTCCGCTCGCAGTCGAGCGGGCGCTACACCATCAACGGCCAGGTCACCGAGTGGGTGAAGGTGCCGTACAACGAGGCGCGCTACGGCAACAACCGCTGCGGCTCCACCGTGTGCAGCACCGTCTGGCTCCTGGTGAATGACGCCATCGACCGGTGGACGGCGGACCAGCTGGCCTCGGGCAAGACGCCCGCGGAGGTGAGCGCGTACCTCGCGACCTTCGATCAATGGGACCGCAACGACTACGACCACGACGGCAACTTCGACGAGCCGGACGGCTACATCGACCACTTCCAGATCGTCCACGCCGGCGTGGGCGAGGAGACCGGCGGCGGCGCGCAGGGCACCAACGCCATCTGGAGCCACCGCTGGAGCGTGGGCAACATCGGCGACGGCGCCGGTCCCGCGTACAACCCCCGCACCGGCGCGCGCTTCGGCGGGCTGAACATGTGGGTGCGCGACTACACCATCCAGCCGGAGAACGGCGGCCTCGGCGTGTTCGCGCACGAGTACACGCACGACCTCGGCATCCCGGACCAGTACGACACCAGCAACGCGGCCGACAACGGCACCGGCTTCTGGACCCTCATGTCCGCAGGCAGCTACCTCGGCGACGGCACCGTGGACATCGGCTCGCGCCCCGGCGACCTCTTCGCGTGGGACAAGTTCCAGCTCGGCTGGCTGAACTACGAGACCGCCGAGGCCGGCGTGCGCAGCACCCACAAGCTGGGCCCCGCCGAGGCCAACACGAAGAAGGCGCAGGCGGTGGTGGTCACCCTGCCGCCCAAGGCGGGCACCCCCATCCCCACCACGCCCGCCTTCGCCGGCAGCTACAGCTGGTTCGGCGGCCGCGGCAACAACGTGGACTCGCGCATGACGCGCACGCTCGCGCTGCCCGCGGCCGCGAGCATCCAGCTGCAGCTGATGACCGCGTACGACATCGAGGAGGACTGGGACTACGCCTACGTGAGCGTCTCCACGGACGGCGGCGCCACCTTCGCGAACCTGCCGAGCTCCATCACCCGCAACACCAACCCCAACGCGCAGAACTTCGGCAACGGCATCACCGGCACCTCTCCGGGCTGGGTGCCGGCGACCTTCGACCTCACCCCGTACGCGGGCCGCACGGTGCAGCTGCGGCTGCGCTACTGGACGGACGGCGCGGCGGTGCAGAACGGCTTCCAGGTGGACGCGCTCGCGGTGGTGGCGGACGGCGCCACCGTCTTCAGCGACGGCGCGGAGACGAGCCCCAACGGCTGGACGCTCGCGGGCTTCGGCCAGGCCGGCAGCACCTTCACGCCCACCACCGCCCACTACTACTTCGCCGAGTTCCGCCAGTACCGCGACTACGACGCGAGCCTGCAGACGGGTCCCTACAACTTCGGCTTCAGCGCGGCGGGGCTGCCCAACTACGTGGAGCACTACCCGTACCAGGACGGCCTGCTCATCTCGTACTGGGACCTCTCGCAGTCGAACAACAACGTGAGCTCGCACCCGGGCCAGGGCCGCATCCTGCCCGTGGACGCGCACCCGCAGCCGCTCTTGCGCGCGAACGGGGTGCCCTGGAGCGGGCGCGTGCAGAACTACGACGCGCCCTTCGGCCTCGAGGCCACGGACCCCATCAGCCTCAACACCAACGGCGTGGGCCGCAGCGACTTCCCGTCGCTGCCCGCGGTGCCCACCTTCGATGACCGCCAGGACTACTGGTTCCCCAGCGCGCCCTACGCCGGGACGAAGGTGCCCAGGACGGGCACCGTCATCGAGGTGATCAACACCAGCGCGCAGGGCAGCTTCATGCAGGTGCGGGTGCGCCCCGCCTCGTAG
- a CDS encoding alpha/beta hydrolase, which produces MLLEQGEAVTFQPAVEPSWGPRRLRALLGRGLGSAFDAAAIRAIAAMMDRSPLGDFEISRARVEALVEAYGQAELLSEPERFFRPASLPDARETWTPGPLLPTVELRFRSAYRPFLPEYEPELGRYPDNLTVHARWYRSPSPRSTLVCIHGFGGGLFRLEEEVFGVARWLRAGMDVVLLQLPFHGRRRPRNVSVAAALFPSPHVVRTNETFGQAVHDVHALMLWLRARGAAPAGLFGHSLGGYTAALLGTLQPAPAFVAALSPASCLTDVMWMHGAHSGLHGRAQEAGITRELMEAVFRVHSPLARPVLVPRERRFLIAGKADLLIPSHHARALWSHWEHPALHWFDGGHVAQLGRAEAFLALRNWLAEHGLAR; this is translated from the coding sequence ATGCTGCTGGAGCAAGGCGAGGCGGTCACATTCCAGCCAGCGGTGGAGCCCTCGTGGGGCCCGCGGCGGCTGCGGGCCCTGCTCGGACGGGGGCTGGGCTCCGCGTTCGACGCCGCCGCCATCCGGGCCATCGCCGCGATGATGGACCGCTCGCCCCTGGGTGACTTCGAGATCTCCCGCGCCCGCGTGGAGGCGCTGGTGGAGGCGTACGGGCAGGCGGAGCTCCTGAGCGAGCCCGAGCGCTTCTTCCGCCCCGCCTCCCTGCCGGACGCGCGCGAGACCTGGACGCCGGGGCCGCTGCTGCCCACGGTGGAGCTGCGCTTCCGCTCCGCGTACCGCCCCTTCCTGCCCGAGTACGAGCCGGAGCTGGGGCGCTACCCGGACAACCTCACGGTGCACGCGCGCTGGTACCGCAGCCCCAGCCCCCGCTCCACGCTGGTGTGCATCCACGGCTTCGGCGGTGGCCTCTTCCGGCTGGAAGAGGAGGTCTTCGGCGTGGCGCGCTGGCTGCGCGCCGGCATGGACGTGGTGCTGCTGCAGCTGCCCTTCCACGGCCGGCGCCGCCCGCGCAACGTGTCCGTGGCGGCGGCGCTCTTCCCCAGCCCCCACGTGGTGCGCACCAACGAGACCTTCGGCCAGGCAGTGCACGACGTGCATGCGCTGATGCTGTGGCTGCGCGCGCGCGGCGCCGCGCCTGCGGGACTCTTCGGCCACAGCCTCGGCGGCTACACGGCGGCGCTGCTGGGCACGCTCCAGCCCGCGCCCGCCTTCGTCGCGGCGCTCAGCCCCGCCTCCTGCCTCACGGACGTGATGTGGATGCACGGCGCGCACTCCGGGCTGCACGGGCGCGCGCAGGAGGCCGGCATCACGCGCGAGCTGATGGAGGCGGTGTTCCGCGTGCACTCGCCGCTCGCCCGCCCCGTGCTCGTGCCGCGCGAGCGGCGCTTCCTCATCGCCGGCAAGGCGGACCTGCTCATCCCCAGCCACCACGCGCGCGCTCTCTGGAGCCACTGGGAGCACCCCGCGCTGCACTGGTTCGACGGCGGGCACGTGGCGCAGCTGGGACGGGCGGAGGCCTTCCTCGCGCTGCGCAACTGGCTCGCCGAGCACGGGCTCGCGCGCTAG
- a CDS encoding OmpA family protein — MKVLKTKSVVASALVLSMMGAGCATPGKRTAVGAGAGAIVGAGAGALIGKGWGGAAIGAAAGAVAGGAVGNYLDKQAQELEKANLPVERTQDGAIVVKMPGDLLFATNSATLSPQAMQSVNELADVLVKYPEDRIQVAGHTDSTGSDEYNKQLSLKRADAVAQVLLSRGVKSEQIATAGAGELQPVADNATAEGRAKNRRVQLHIDVPQANQQKVEQKAEAAKQRS, encoded by the coding sequence ATGAAGGTTCTCAAGACGAAGTCGGTGGTGGCCTCGGCCCTGGTTCTCTCGATGATGGGCGCCGGCTGTGCGACGCCGGGCAAGCGCACCGCGGTGGGCGCGGGTGCGGGCGCCATCGTGGGCGCGGGCGCCGGTGCGCTGATCGGCAAGGGCTGGGGCGGCGCCGCGATCGGCGCGGCCGCGGGCGCGGTCGCCGGCGGCGCAGTGGGCAACTACCTGGACAAGCAGGCCCAGGAGCTGGAGAAGGCCAACCTCCCGGTGGAGCGCACCCAGGACGGCGCCATCGTGGTGAAGATGCCGGGCGACCTGCTCTTCGCGACCAACAGCGCCACGCTCAGCCCGCAGGCGATGCAGAGCGTGAACGAGCTCGCGGACGTGCTCGTGAAGTACCCGGAGGACCGCATCCAGGTCGCCGGCCACACCGACAGCACCGGCTCGGACGAGTACAACAAGCAGCTCTCGCTCAAGCGCGCGGACGCGGTGGCCCAGGTGCTGCTGAGCCGCGGCGTGAAGAGCGAGCAGATTGCGACCGCCGGCGCCGGCGAGCTGCAGCCCGTGGCGGACAACGCCACCGCCGAGGGCCGCGCGAAGAACCGCCGCGTGCAGCTGCACATCGACGTGCCGCAGGCGAACCAGCAGAAGGTGGAGCAGAAGGCCGAGGCCGCGAAGCAGCGCAGCTAG
- a CDS encoding LysR family transcriptional regulator → MNLIESMEIFVRVAELASFTRAAEALSLPKASISTAVQQLEGSLGTRLLHRTTRRVELTQDGRAFYERCKDLLADVDELQGMFQGGGKRLRGRLRVDMPGRLALKTIIPRLPAWLEQHPELELELSLTDRRVDPVREGFDCVLRIGTLEDSSLVARPLGALRIGNYASPRYLEKYGVPRAVEDLEKHLLVHYVATLGTRPAGFEYLDGDTYRTVPMRGVVTVNNTDAYQAMCLAGLGLIQAPVHGVGDAVSSGALVEVLPQLVAEPMPVSLVYPHRRNLPHRVKAFMAFVEESLRPVLD, encoded by the coding sequence ATGAACCTCATCGAGTCGATGGAGATCTTCGTCCGGGTGGCGGAGCTGGCCAGCTTCACCCGGGCGGCGGAGGCGCTGAGCCTCCCCAAGGCGAGCATCTCCACGGCCGTGCAGCAGCTGGAGGGCTCGCTCGGCACGCGGCTGCTGCACCGCACCACGCGCCGCGTGGAGCTCACCCAGGACGGGCGCGCCTTCTACGAGCGCTGCAAGGACCTGCTCGCGGACGTGGACGAGCTGCAGGGCATGTTCCAGGGCGGCGGCAAGCGCCTGCGCGGGCGGCTGCGCGTGGACATGCCGGGAAGGCTCGCGCTCAAGACCATCATCCCGCGGCTGCCCGCGTGGCTGGAGCAGCACCCCGAGCTGGAGCTGGAGCTGAGCCTCACCGACCGGCGCGTGGACCCGGTGCGCGAGGGCTTCGACTGCGTGCTGCGCATCGGCACGCTGGAGGACTCGAGCCTCGTGGCGCGGCCGCTGGGTGCGCTGCGCATCGGCAACTACGCGAGCCCGCGCTACCTGGAGAAGTACGGCGTGCCGCGCGCGGTGGAGGACCTCGAGAAGCACTTGCTCGTGCACTACGTGGCCACGCTGGGCACGCGGCCCGCGGGCTTCGAGTACCTCGACGGCGACACCTACCGCACCGTGCCCATGCGCGGCGTGGTCACCGTGAACAACACGGATGCGTACCAGGCGATGTGCCTCGCGGGCCTCGGCCTCATCCAGGCGCCCGTGCACGGGGTGGGAGACGCGGTCTCCTCGGGCGCGCTCGTGGAGGTGCTGCCCCAGCTCGTCGCCGAGCCCATGCCGGTGTCGCTCGTCTACCCGCACCGGCGCAACCTGCCGCACCGGGTGAAGGCCTTCATGGCCTTCGTCGAGGAGTCACTGCGCCCCGTCCTCGATTGA
- a CDS encoding GNAT family N-acetyltransferase has product MSPSAKERVRVREARSEDDAAIGELLVAAYISQYAKKLPEVVYTEERKRDLRAVAEKRKVASVWAAELDGKVVGTVALFPPGAPGTEAWLPDAADLRHLGTAPELHGQGLAQPLLDAALAQAKAWGVKAVCLHVRKGVEGVARLYMKRGFVRAPEGDLTYPTVSLEAYVLPIQG; this is encoded by the coding sequence ATGAGTCCCAGTGCGAAGGAGCGGGTGCGGGTGCGCGAGGCGCGCTCCGAGGACGACGCGGCCATCGGCGAGCTGCTCGTCGCCGCGTACATCAGCCAGTACGCGAAGAAGCTGCCCGAGGTGGTCTACACCGAGGAGCGCAAGCGGGACCTGCGCGCGGTCGCCGAGAAGCGCAAGGTGGCGAGCGTGTGGGCCGCGGAGCTGGACGGCAAGGTGGTGGGCACGGTGGCGCTGTTTCCGCCCGGCGCTCCCGGAACCGAGGCGTGGCTGCCGGATGCGGCGGACCTGCGCCACCTGGGCACCGCGCCCGAGCTGCACGGGCAGGGGCTTGCGCAGCCGCTGCTCGATGCCGCGCTCGCGCAGGCGAAGGCGTGGGGTGTGAAGGCGGTGTGCCTGCACGTGCGCAAGGGCGTGGAGGGCGTGGCGCGCCTGTACATGAAGCGCGGCTTCGTGCGCGCGCCGGAGGGAGACCTCACGTACCCCACGGTGTCGCTCGAGGCCTACGTGCTGCCCATCCAGGGCTAG
- a CDS encoding SDR family NAD(P)-dependent oxidoreductase, translating into MTPTAPIALITGGSRGLGRNAALKLAEAGTDVLLTYRSRKAEADAVVAEIQKLGRRAVALPLDVGNVSQFPAFVQAVRSALKEVWGRERFDYLVNNAGIGAHTPYTDVTEAQFDELMNVHFKGPFFLTQALLPLIQDGGRILNISTGLTRFAIPGASAYAAMKGAIEVLTRYQAKELGARGIAVNVLAPGAIETDFGGGRVRDNAQMNQFVAANTALGRAGVPDDIGGVVASLLSPANRWVNAQRIEASGGMFL; encoded by the coding sequence ATGACCCCCACTGCTCCCATTGCCCTCATCACCGGCGGCAGCCGCGGCCTCGGCCGCAACGCCGCGCTGAAGCTCGCCGAGGCGGGCACGGACGTCCTGCTCACCTACCGCTCGCGCAAGGCGGAGGCGGACGCCGTGGTCGCGGAGATCCAAAAGCTCGGCCGTCGCGCCGTCGCGCTCCCGCTGGACGTGGGCAACGTCTCCCAGTTCCCCGCCTTCGTGCAGGCGGTGCGCAGCGCGCTGAAGGAGGTCTGGGGGCGCGAGCGCTTCGACTACCTCGTGAACAACGCGGGCATCGGCGCGCACACGCCCTACACCGATGTCACCGAGGCCCAGTTCGACGAGCTGATGAACGTGCACTTCAAGGGCCCCTTCTTTCTCACCCAGGCGCTCTTGCCGCTCATCCAGGACGGCGGGCGCATCCTCAACATCTCCACGGGCCTCACGCGCTTCGCGATTCCCGGCGCCTCGGCCTACGCGGCGATGAAGGGCGCCATCGAGGTGCTCACGCGCTACCAGGCGAAGGAGCTGGGGGCGCGCGGCATCGCGGTGAACGTGCTCGCGCCGGGCGCCATCGAGACGGACTTCGGCGGCGGGCGCGTGCGCGACAACGCGCAGATGAACCAGTTCGTGGCCGCGAACACGGCGCTCGGGCGCGCAGGCGTCCCGGACGACATCGGCGGCGTCGTCGCCTCGCTGCTCTCGCCGGCCAACCGCTGGGTCAACGCGCAGCGCATCGAGGCCTCCGGCGGCATGTTCCTCTGA